In a single window of the Chondrocystis sp. NIES-4102 genome:
- a CDS encoding dimethyladenosine transferase → MDLSKKTKKRSSIRPRKQFGQHWLRDERVLETIIGAAQLNSQDRVLEIGAGTGILTTRLLSEVSALVSVEIDRDLCKKLVRDLGDRSNFLLAQGDFLELDLVELLKDFPTFQSPNKVVANIPYNITAPILEKLLGRIATPATVNYESIVLLVQKEVGDRLVAVPGSKAFGALSIRVQYLASCELICDVPAKAFYPRPKVDSVVIKLRPRPLTQPADNPRQLETLIKLGFASRRKMLRNNLKSIVDLDHLTALLEKLDLNPQCRAEDLSLEEWILLSNHW, encoded by the coding sequence ATGGATTTAAGTAAAAAAACAAAAAAACGTTCTAGTATCCGACCTCGTAAACAGTTTGGTCAACATTGGCTACGGGATGAGCGAGTTTTGGAAACTATTATTGGGGCTGCACAATTGAATAGCCAGGATAGGGTGTTAGAAATTGGTGCGGGGACAGGTATTTTAACCACTAGATTATTATCGGAAGTCTCCGCATTGGTTTCTGTGGAAATTGATCGCGATTTATGTAAAAAATTGGTCAGGGATTTGGGCGATCGCTCTAATTTTCTTTTGGCTCAAGGGGATTTTTTGGAGTTGGATTTAGTAGAATTACTCAAGGATTTTCCGACCTTTCAATCTCCTAATAAGGTAGTTGCCAATATTCCCTATAATATTACTGCCCCAATCTTGGAAAAGCTTTTAGGTAGAATTGCTACTCCTGCCACTGTTAATTATGAATCGATCGTTTTATTAGTACAAAAGGAAGTAGGCGATCGCTTGGTTGCTGTCCCTGGTAGTAAAGCTTTTGGCGCATTATCAATTCGGGTACAATATTTGGCTAGTTGTGAATTGATTTGCGATGTCCCTGCTAAAGCATTTTATCCACGACCAAAAGTTGATTCTGTGGTTATTAAGTTGCGTCCTCGCCCACTTACTCAACCTGCTGATAATCCTCGTCAGTTGGAAACTTTAATTAAACTTGGTTTTGCTAGTCGGCGCAAGATGTTACGTAATAATCTTAAAAGTATAGTTGATCTCGATCATTTAACTGCATTATTAGAAAAATTAGACCTAAATCCTCAATGTCGTGCAGAAGATTTAAGTCTAGAAGAATGGATACTACTGAGTAATCATTGGTGA
- a CDS encoding carbamoyl-phosphate synthase large subunit, giving the protein MPRRDDLHKILLLGSGPIVIGQACEFDYSGTQACKALREEGYEVVLVNSNPASIMTDPEMANRTYIEPLTPEMVEKVIAKERPDALLPTMGGQTALNVAVSLAKSGVLEKYNVELIGAKLPAIEKAEDRLLFKEAMEKIGVPMCPSGIAQNLEEAKAIAQSIGSYPLIIRPAFTLGGTGGGIAYNQEEYEQISAAGLDASPVSQILVDKSLLGWKEYELEVMRDLADNVVIICSIENIDPMGVHTGDSITVAPAQTLTDKEYQRLRDYSLAIIREIGVETGGSNIQFAVNPVNGEVIVIEMNPRVSRSSALASKATGFPIAKFAAKLAVGYTLNEISNDITQKTPASFEPTIDYVVTKIPRFAFEKFPGTQPILTTQMKSVGEAMAIGRTFNESFQKALRSLETGRYGFGCDRTETLPSIPHIRASLRTPNPDRIFNIYQGLKIGLSVEEIHQLTAIDIWFLDKMQELLQTEKFLKGVSLQKITAEQMRFVKQQGYSDRQIAFATKTTEDEVRAYRKQLGIVPVYKLVDTCAAEFEAYTPYYYSTYELGESEITPSDKSKVMILGGGPNRIGQGIEFDYCCCHAAYALSDAGYETIMVNSNPETVSTDYDTSDRLYFEPLTFEDVLNIIEAENPTGIIVQFGGQTPLKLAIPLQQYIEKHSQPLNAKIWGTSPDSIDTAEDRERFEQILRELDIKQPPNGIARSYEASLKIANRISYPVVVRPSYVLGGRAMEIVYSDADLKHYMTYAVEVEPDHPILIDKFLENAIEVDVDALCDHSGNVVIGGIMEHIEQAGIHSGDSACSIPYNSLPESAVATIRDWTHKLAKALKVVGLMNIQYAVQGEQVFIIEANPRASRTVPYVSKATGVPLAKIASLVMSGKSLASLGVEKEIIPKHIAVKEAVLPFNKFTNTDTLLGPEMRSTGEVMGIDSDFGKAFAKAEIGAGVQLALSGTVFVSMNERDKSAIVPVVKDFIDLGFKIMATTGTQKALQANGIEDVALVLKLHEGRPHVVDAIKNNEIQLIINTPTGEESQTDAQLIRRMALDYKLPIVTTIAGAKATAAAIRSLQSEPLEVKALQEYI; this is encoded by the coding sequence ATGCCCCGTCGCGACGATCTCCACAAAATTTTACTATTAGGCTCAGGCCCGATTGTTATCGGACAAGCTTGTGAATTCGACTATTCTGGGACACAAGCCTGTAAAGCTCTACGAGAAGAAGGGTATGAAGTAGTTCTGGTCAATTCCAATCCTGCTTCAATCATGACCGATCCTGAAATGGCAAACCGTACCTATATTGAGCCGTTGACCCCCGAAATGGTTGAAAAAGTGATTGCCAAAGAAAGACCAGACGCTTTATTGCCAACGATGGGGGGACAAACAGCCTTGAATGTTGCAGTATCTCTGGCTAAAAGTGGAGTCCTGGAAAAATACAATGTAGAACTTATTGGCGCAAAATTACCAGCCATAGAAAAAGCCGAAGATCGATTGCTATTTAAGGAAGCAATGGAGAAAATTGGTGTTCCCATGTGTCCTTCAGGAATAGCCCAAAATCTAGAAGAAGCCAAAGCGATCGCTCAGTCCATTGGCAGTTATCCTTTAATTATTCGTCCAGCTTTTACCCTAGGGGGGACAGGGGGAGGAATTGCCTATAACCAGGAAGAATATGAACAAATTTCCGCAGCAGGGTTAGATGCTTCGCCAGTTAGCCAAATTTTGGTTGATAAGTCACTTTTAGGTTGGAAAGAATACGAGTTAGAAGTGATGCGAGATTTAGCAGATAATGTGGTGATTATTTGTTCGATTGAAAATATCGATCCAATGGGGGTACATACAGGAGACTCCATTACAGTAGCACCAGCCCAAACCCTAACAGATAAAGAATATCAACGTCTAAGGGATTATTCTCTAGCAATTATCCGCGAGATTGGGGTAGAAACAGGGGGGTCTAATATCCAGTTTGCAGTTAATCCCGTCAATGGCGAGGTGATTGTAATTGAGATGAATCCTCGCGTGTCTCGTTCATCTGCCCTAGCATCCAAAGCAACAGGCTTTCCCATTGCCAAATTTGCAGCCAAGTTAGCAGTAGGTTATACCCTCAACGAAATTTCCAACGACATTACCCAAAAAACCCCAGCCTCCTTTGAACCAACTATAGACTATGTAGTTACCAAAATTCCCCGCTTTGCCTTTGAAAAGTTCCCAGGTACTCAACCCATTCTGACGACGCAAATGAAGTCGGTAGGGGAAGCAATGGCAATAGGTAGAACTTTTAACGAATCCTTTCAAAAAGCTTTAAGATCTTTAGAAACTGGTCGTTATGGCTTTGGTTGCGATCGCACTGAAACTTTACCATCAATTCCCCATATACGCGCAAGTTTAAGGACACCTAACCCCGACAGAATCTTTAATATTTATCAGGGGTTAAAAATTGGCTTGAGTGTGGAAGAAATACACCAGTTAACCGCAATTGATATCTGGTTTTTAGATAAAATGCAGGAATTACTACAAACTGAAAAATTCCTCAAGGGCGTATCTCTCCAGAAAATCACCGCCGAACAAATGCGCTTTGTTAAACAACAAGGATATAGCGATCGCCAGATAGCCTTTGCCACTAAAACCACCGAAGATGAGGTGAGGGCATATAGAAAACAATTAGGCATTGTACCTGTATATAAACTTGTTGACACTTGTGCTGCGGAATTTGAAGCCTATACACCCTATTACTATTCCACCTACGAATTAGGAGAGTCGGAGATTACCCCTTCAGACAAATCCAAGGTGATGATCTTAGGGGGAGGGCCGAACCGTATAGGACAGGGGATAGAATTCGATTACTGCTGTTGTCATGCAGCCTATGCCTTATCGGATGCGGGATATGAGACAATTATGGTCAATTCCAACCCAGAAACCGTATCTACAGATTACGATACTAGCGATCGCCTATATTTTGAACCCTTAACCTTTGAAGACGTTCTCAACATCATTGAAGCGGAAAATCCCACGGGAATTATTGTACAGTTTGGTGGACAAACCCCGTTAAAATTGGCTATACCCTTACAACAATATATAGAAAAACATTCCCAACCTTTAAACGCCAAAATCTGGGGAACATCACCAGATTCGATCGATACCGCCGAAGATCGCGAACGCTTTGAACAAATTTTAAGAGAATTAGATATAAAACAGCCTCCCAATGGTATTGCCCGTAGCTATGAAGCCTCCCTCAAAATTGCTAACCGCATCTCCTACCCTGTGGTGGTACGTCCATCCTATGTATTAGGGGGTAGGGCAATGGAAATTGTCTATTCCGATGCCGATCTCAAACATTACATGACCTATGCAGTGGAGGTAGAACCCGATCATCCCATATTGATCGATAAATTCCTAGAAAATGCGATCGAAGTTGATGTAGATGCCCTTTGCGATCACAGTGGCAATGTAGTAATTGGTGGAATTATGGAACACATCGAACAGGCAGGTATACATTCAGGAGATTCCGCTTGTTCTATACCCTATAATTCCCTCCCAGAATCAGCCGTGGCTACCATTCGCGACTGGACACACAAACTAGCCAAGGCACTAAAAGTAGTCGGGTTGATGAATATTCAGTATGCAGTGCAGGGAGAACAGGTATTTATTATTGAAGCTAATCCCCGTGCATCTAGAACTGTCCCCTATGTATCTAAAGCTACTGGTGTTCCTCTTGCCAAGATAGCCTCGTTAGTCATGTCAGGAAAAAGTTTAGCATCTTTAGGAGTGGAAAAAGAAATAATTCCTAAACATATTGCTGTTAAGGAGGCGGTATTACCATTTAATAAATTTACCAACACCGACACCCTATTAGGGCCAGAAATGCGTTCTACAGGGGAAGTGATGGGAATTGATAGCGATTTTGGTAAAGCCTTCGCCAAAGCAGAAATAGGTGCAGGAGTACAATTAGCTTTGAGTGGCACAGTATTTGTTTCCATGAATGAACGAGATAAAAGCGCGATCGTGCCTGTAGTTAAGGATTTTATTGATTTAGGATTTAAAATCATGGCAACTACTGGTACACAAAAAGCCCTGCAAGCTAATGGTATTGAAGACGTAGCTTTAGTCTTAAAACTTCATGAAGGTCGTCCCCATGTTGTTGATGCCATTAAAAATAACGAAATCCAATTGATTATTAATACTCCTACAGGCGAAGAGTCTCAAACCGATGCCCAATTAATTAGAAGAATGGCATTAGATTATAAATTACCTATTGTAACTACGATCGCTGGAGCAAAAGCCACCGCAGCAGCAATTCGTTCTTTACAGTCTGAACCTTTAGAAGTTAAAGCCTTGCAGGAGTATATTTAA
- a CDS encoding ROK family protein: MNEFNQSPRTLTVDIGGSGIKVMILDPQGKPLSDRHRLPTPTPPKPDEIIATIMTLAETLEYDRVSVGFPGVVQNGLIKTAVNLDPDWLQYDLATSLSQLLSKPVKVANDADIQGFGAIVGQGVELVITLGTGFGSALFIDGTLVPNLEMGHHPFRKGESYEQQLGRAALEKEGKKKWNTRLEKAIATLESLFNYQTLYIGGGETKNISFNLPTNAKIVPNVSGLLGGIKLWNN; this comes from the coding sequence ATGAATGAGTTTAACCAGTCTCCTCGTACTTTAACGGTTGATATTGGTGGTAGTGGGATCAAAGTTATGATTTTAGATCCTCAAGGAAAGCCTTTGAGCGATCGCCATCGTCTCCCTACTCCTACCCCACCTAAACCAGATGAAATTATCGCCACAATTATGACTTTGGCGGAAACTTTAGAATACGATCGCGTTTCTGTAGGTTTTCCAGGAGTAGTACAAAACGGTTTAATTAAAACTGCGGTTAATCTAGATCCAGATTGGTTACAGTATGATTTAGCCACTAGTTTAAGTCAATTACTATCAAAACCTGTTAAAGTCGCTAATGATGCTGATATACAAGGTTTTGGGGCGATCGTCGGTCAAGGAGTAGAATTAGTAATTACTTTGGGTACAGGCTTTGGTTCAGCTTTGTTTATTGATGGTACACTAGTACCTAATTTAGAAATGGGACATCATCCTTTTCGTAAGGGAGAAAGCTACGAGCAACAATTAGGTAGAGCAGCGTTAGAAAAAGAAGGGAAAAAGAAATGGAATACTCGTTTAGAAAAAGCGATCGCCACTTTAGAGTCTTTATTTAATTATCAAACCCTTTATATTGGTGGTGGAGAAACAAAAAATATTAGTTTCAATCTACCTACTAATGCCAAAATTGTACCTAATGTCTCTGGGCTTTTGGGCGGTATTAAACTGTGGAATAATTAA
- a CDS encoding type 11 methyltransferase has translation MTVTTSQPQIGLASRLVNGVLAIKPLANFAKTRARQMMIKRAESIGVPWRENVKQLSDRNWDAELAAVENPNLKYPDYYTTSFHAYESGNLSWQAAWEVESAARAVHAQIWSKGDVSGDPLLRQSYHQVIQQQLDITPTNIVDLGCGVGMSTMAMQAIYPHAHLTGVDLSPYFLAVAKYRGEQNQQNITWVHAAAESTGLPTQAFDLVSACLMFHELPTTASVEIIKEARRLLRPGGYLTIMDMNPQSQVFLKMPPYVLTLLKSTEPYLDQYFSFDLTQAFIEAGFTTPTFTTNSPRHRTIIASAI, from the coding sequence ATGACTGTTACTACATCCCAACCCCAAATTGGATTAGCATCCCGTTTAGTTAATGGTGTCTTGGCAATTAAACCCCTAGCCAACTTTGCCAAAACGCGCGCCCGTCAGATGATGATTAAAAGGGCTGAATCAATTGGTGTACCTTGGAGAGAGAATGTTAAACAATTAAGCGATCGCAACTGGGATGCAGAATTAGCTGCGGTAGAAAATCCTAACCTAAAATATCCCGATTATTACACTACCTCATTTCATGCCTACGAATCAGGTAATCTTAGTTGGCAAGCAGCTTGGGAAGTAGAATCTGCTGCTCGTGCTGTTCATGCTCAAATTTGGTCTAAGGGTGATGTTAGTGGCGATCCTCTCCTACGTCAAAGTTATCATCAAGTTATTCAACAACAATTAGATATTACACCGACAAACATCGTTGATTTAGGTTGTGGTGTGGGGATGAGTACTATGGCGATGCAAGCAATATATCCCCACGCTCACCTTACAGGGGTTGATCTTTCTCCCTATTTCCTGGCGGTGGCTAAATACCGAGGAGAGCAAAACCAACAAAACATTACTTGGGTTCATGCTGCTGCTGAGTCTACAGGTTTACCTACCCAAGCTTTTGATTTAGTTTCCGCTTGTTTAATGTTTCATGAATTACCTACTACTGCATCTGTGGAAATTATTAAAGAAGCTCGACGTTTATTACGCCCAGGAGGATATCTAACCATTATGGATATGAACCCCCAGTCACAAGTGTTTCTAAAAATGCCACCCTATGTTCTAACACTACTTAAAAGTACCGAACCCTATTTAGATCAGTATTTTAGTTTTGATCTTACTCAGGCTTTTATCGAGGCGGGTTTTACTACTCCCACCTTCACCACCAATAGCCCCAGACATCGCACAATTATTGCTTCTGCGATCTAA
- a CDS encoding putative transcriptional regulator — protein MISQAIERRLGLSAYQFNRLMQILLLAVTVLIYNVIAMAIANSLFVSQVGASKLPLVFILIGLCSFPAYGAFSQIADRFSRPVVFRYALLVSICLMFLLRFLVSLPTPWVYYVLLIVIFFQWDFSNNILYAGLLTDYFTTLEYKQYAPYIGIAQAVGTLLGGGITIFLSHYFPSRELLFSLPVFMAIAFGQLLYLERSQRRLETNNQTEELGVLESLKTLPAIVKRYPLVLFLANSSFLLVIIYLSSEFLWFNIYGQHFKESELTSFLGLMRIIISLIQVLFLYGVTRPLLRLVGVARLNAVYPLTTILSIGGLLLNFNLAAAIGLQINGDALYKAINLPIHQLNYNSIPQQYIGRIRSICDGLIYSLGLTTAGGVLWLCHLYLTLEQIAIIAASLTLVLLLVRLPMGKFYTEGLEAMIRADTINLDDFVQDIAQFPPQSSIVIRELLTDGDRYTQAKGLELALNISNPQQFLPEIKALLPEADHAIQLAILKLFTPHPPPSTLQEFANLLQDPNLNVRITALQILIANQYTFDPKQLESLITAPEQEIKILSLIAIFQANSDSAIDPRLAELLWQTNISDKTATAIALVVGQSRNREFITLIEYLLPQTSPQARKYALEALANLAVPQDYHLSKIALAQINHFEPTVRIAAYQILAITHCAEMLEAVAMGYQDNDDQVRHWVAKTIAAYGQAGLEVAQAHLTSASPEIVRVAIASIGQIKTKQANEILYQHLIPEFEQLTLTRRWQQKIPSDDPSWQFLAVAIDDFHQRLLQKVLYILSCLGYARTVNLVTRILTTSDRRDLANAVEVLASINHRRFIQPLIPLLEQKVAPKPQTKITQSEQWLENKGYPILKEAYKSSDRWIQTGAALTLTTLKQSDADVLNYPPHTMNQLLLLRNIPLFKNLSLDELLQIDQALEQKQVLAGETIYTEGSWGWHLYIIADGKIQILKNLDGKQQEIKQLTKGAYFGEIALFDEAPRWDSAIAFEDSILLCLEKKRFISLISQRPQIILEICRFLSKRLRETEKYMSAKNNS, from the coding sequence ATGATTAGTCAAGCTATTGAACGGCGTTTGGGGTTATCTGCTTATCAATTTAACCGCTTGATGCAAATTTTATTATTAGCTGTTACAGTCTTGATTTATAACGTCATTGCTATGGCGATCGCTAATTCTTTATTTGTAAGTCAAGTAGGAGCAAGTAAGTTACCTTTAGTATTTATTTTAATTGGATTGTGTTCGTTCCCTGCCTACGGAGCGTTTTCTCAAATTGCCGATCGCTTTAGTCGCCCTGTGGTATTTCGCTATGCGTTATTGGTATCTATATGTTTAATGTTCTTGTTAAGATTTTTGGTTAGTTTGCCAACTCCCTGGGTTTATTATGTTCTATTGATCGTAATTTTTTTTCAGTGGGATTTTAGTAATAATATTCTTTATGCTGGGTTACTTACGGACTATTTTACTACTTTAGAATATAAGCAATATGCTCCTTATATTGGTATTGCACAGGCGGTAGGAACTTTATTGGGGGGAGGAATAACTATTTTCCTATCTCATTATTTTCCTAGTCGAGAATTGTTATTTAGTTTACCTGTCTTCATGGCGATCGCTTTTGGGCAATTGCTTTATTTGGAACGTTCACAGCGTCGTCTGGAAACTAATAATCAAACTGAAGAATTAGGCGTTTTGGAATCATTAAAAACTCTCCCTGCTATAGTTAAACGTTATCCCCTCGTTTTGTTTTTAGCGAATAGCAGTTTTTTGTTGGTTATTATTTATTTAAGCTCAGAATTTCTTTGGTTTAATATTTATGGGCAGCATTTTAAGGAATCTGAATTAACCAGTTTTTTGGGATTAATGCGGATTATTATTTCCCTGATCCAAGTATTATTTCTCTACGGTGTAACGCGCCCTCTATTAAGACTTGTCGGGGTAGCCAGGTTAAATGCAGTTTATCCGTTGACAACAATCTTAAGTATAGGCGGACTATTATTAAATTTTAATTTAGCAGCAGCAATTGGATTACAAATTAACGGTGATGCTCTCTATAAAGCCATTAATTTACCTATCCACCAACTAAACTATAATAGTATTCCTCAACAGTATATTGGGCGTATACGCTCTATTTGCGATGGTTTGATTTATTCCTTGGGTTTAACCACAGCAGGAGGGGTATTATGGCTTTGTCATCTCTATCTCACTTTAGAACAGATTGCCATTATTGCAGCTAGTTTAACTTTGGTTTTATTACTGGTACGCCTGCCAATGGGTAAATTCTATACAGAAGGTTTAGAGGCGATGATTCGGGCGGATACAATCAATTTGGATGATTTTGTGCAAGATATAGCCCAATTTCCCCCCCAGTCGAGTATAGTAATTCGGGAACTTTTAACAGATGGCGATCGCTATACTCAAGCTAAAGGTTTGGAATTAGCTTTAAATATTAGTAACCCTCAGCAGTTTTTACCCGAAATTAAAGCCTTATTACCCGAAGCTGATCATGCAATACAACTGGCAATTTTAAAGTTGTTTACTCCCCATCCTCCCCCAAGCACTTTACAAGAATTTGCTAATCTTCTACAAGATCCTAATCTGAATGTACGTATAACCGCTCTACAAATACTAATAGCCAATCAGTATACATTTGATCCAAAGCAGTTAGAAAGTTTAATTACCGCCCCTGAGCAAGAAATAAAAATATTAAGTTTGATTGCCATATTTCAAGCTAACAGTGATTCGGCGATCGATCCACGCCTAGCAGAACTATTATGGCAAACTAATATTAGCGATAAAACCGCCACTGCGATCGCTTTAGTTGTAGGTCAAAGTCGCAATAGAGAATTTATCACTCTGATAGAATATTTACTACCCCAAACTAGCCCCCAAGCCCGTAAATACGCCCTAGAAGCCCTAGCAAATTTAGCTGTACCTCAAGATTATCATCTGAGTAAAATAGCCCTGGCACAAATCAATCATTTTGAACCTACTGTTAGAATTGCAGCTTATCAAATCCTAGCAATTACCCATTGTGCAGAAATGCTAGAGGCAGTTGCGATGGGTTATCAAGATAATGATGATCAAGTTCGTCACTGGGTGGCTAAAACTATAGCAGCCTATGGGCAAGCAGGGTTAGAAGTGGCTCAAGCTCATTTAACTTCAGCTTCACCAGAAATTGTGCGCGTGGCGATCGCTAGTATTGGGCAGATTAAAACCAAACAAGCCAACGAGATCTTATATCAACATCTGATACCAGAATTTGAACAGTTAACCCTCACTAGGCGGTGGCAACAGAAAATACCTAGTGATGATCCAAGTTGGCAGTTTTTAGCCGTGGCAATTGACGACTTTCATCAACGTTTACTACAAAAAGTATTATATATCCTCTCCTGTCTTGGTTATGCCCGCACAGTCAACCTAGTAACTAGAATCCTTACCACGAGCGATCGCCGTGATCTAGCGAATGCAGTGGAAGTTTTAGCCTCAATAAATCACCGTCGCTTTATACAACCTTTAATACCATTATTAGAACAAAAAGTAGCCCCAAAACCCCAAACTAAAATAACGCAGAGTGAGCAATGGTTAGAAAATAAAGGTTATCCCATCCTTAAAGAAGCCTACAAAAGTAGCGATCGCTGGATTCAAACAGGAGCAGCTTTAACCCTAACTACACTAAAACAGTCAGATGCAGACGTGCTTAACTATCCTCCCCATACTATGAATCAATTACTTTTATTACGCAACATCCCTTTATTTAAAAATCTTTCATTAGATGAACTTTTGCAGATAGATCAAGCCTTAGAACAAAAACAAGTTTTAGCAGGAGAAACCATCTATACAGAAGGTAGTTGGGGGTGGCATTTATATATTATTGCCGATGGTAAAATTCAAATTCTAAAAAACCTAGATGGCAAACAACAAGAAATAAAACAATTAACTAAAGGTGCATACTTCGGTGAAATCGCCCTGTTTGATGAAGCTCCCCGTTGGGATAGCGCGATCGCTTTTGAAGACTCCATCCTACTCTGTCTTGAAAAGAAACGCTTTATCAGTCTCATTTCACAACGCCCCCAGATTATTTTAGAAATTTGTCGCTTTCTAAGTAAAAGACTGCGAGAAACAGAAAAATATATGTCTGCAAAGAATAATAGTTAG
- a CDS encoding chromosomal replication initiator protein DnaA, producing MAISPQQLWEQVLLRLKESLSRPTFETWIQNTTIEGLEADHLTILTPNAFVLNHLQKHYLNIISEVVEEISGKPIEIRLKSQQAENLTFYSDNANFTAGSQLLNQGKNTFKPNKLNPKYTFYSFVVGPTNRMVHAASLAVAESPGRDFNPLFLCGGVGLGKTHLMQAIGHYHLEINADARVFYVSTEQFTNDLIAAIRNDSIQKFREHYRTADILLVDDIQFIEGKEYTQEEFFHTFNTLHEAGKQVVLASDRPPNHIPKLQERLSSRFSMGLIADVQVPDLETRMAILQKKAEYENVRLPREVTEYIASQYTSNIRELEGALIRAIAYISISGLSMTVENIATVLNPQVEQITASPETILDVAVEVLKVSLEDLQGNSRRREISYARQIVMYLMRQHTDLSLPRIGEKIGGKDHTTVMYSCDKIAKQLRIDRQLNQTISLLSDRINFITRQQSQA from the coding sequence GTGGCAATTTCTCCGCAACAGCTATGGGAGCAAGTTTTATTACGCCTTAAAGAGAGTCTAAGTCGCCCTACCTTCGAGACTTGGATTCAAAATACTACCATTGAAGGTTTGGAGGCTGATCACTTGACAATTTTAACGCCTAATGCGTTTGTCTTGAATCATTTGCAAAAGCACTATCTGAATATAATTAGCGAAGTGGTAGAGGAAATTAGCGGTAAACCCATAGAAATACGCTTAAAATCCCAACAGGCGGAAAATCTGACATTTTATAGCGATAACGCCAATTTTACTGCTGGATCTCAATTGCTCAATCAAGGAAAAAATACCTTTAAACCCAATAAACTAAATCCTAAATATACATTCTATAGCTTTGTAGTTGGGCCCACCAATAGAATGGTACACGCTGCGTCTTTAGCCGTGGCTGAGTCTCCTGGGAGAGATTTCAATCCTTTATTTTTATGTGGGGGAGTAGGTTTAGGGAAAACACATTTAATGCAGGCGATCGGACATTATCATTTAGAAATAAACGCAGATGCTAGGGTTTTTTATGTTTCAACCGAACAATTCACCAACGATTTAATTGCAGCTATTCGCAACGACAGTATACAGAAATTTCGGGAACATTATCGCACGGCGGATATTTTACTCGTAGATGATATCCAATTTATAGAAGGGAAAGAATATACACAAGAAGAATTTTTCCATACTTTTAATACATTACACGAAGCAGGGAAACAAGTAGTTTTAGCCAGCGATCGCCCTCCTAACCATATTCCCAAACTGCAAGAGCGTCTAAGTTCTCGTTTTTCTATGGGTTTAATTGCTGATGTACAAGTTCCAGATTTAGAAACTCGTATGGCAATTTTACAGAAAAAAGCCGAATATGAAAATGTGCGCTTACCTAGGGAAGTAACAGAATACATTGCAAGTCAATATACGTCTAATATTCGTGAATTAGAAGGAGCGTTAATTAGAGCGATCGCTTATATTTCTATTTCAGGGTTATCAATGACAGTGGAAAATATTGCGACAGTATTAAATCCTCAAGTAGAACAAATCACCGCCTCACCAGAGACAATTTTAGATGTGGCGGTTGAAGTTTTAAAAGTTTCCCTCGAAGATTTACAAGGTAACTCTCGTCGTCGAGAAATTAGTTATGCAAGACAAATTGTCATGTATTTAATGCGACAGCATACAGACTTGAGCTTACCACGCATCGGCGAAAAAATAGGAGGCAAAGACCACACTACAGTTATGTATAGCTGTGACAAAATTGCTAAACAGTTGCGAATAGATCGTCAATTAAATCAAACTATTTCTTTACTGAGCGATCGCATTAATTTTATCACTCGTCAGCAATCTCAAGCTTAA
- a CDS encoding peptide deformylase, whose amino-acid sequence MNQLPEIAQLGEPILRNKAQTVTKIDTNILELIDSLTQSAIALAGVGIAAPQISQPYRLFIVASHPCDRYPNAPTMPPTAMINPRILSYGEEIVKDWEGCLSVPGIRGLVPRYRQITVEYTNQAGETKQEILQDFVARIFQHELDHLDGILFIDRIADLQDIYTEAQYRQLHS is encoded by the coding sequence ATGAATCAACTCCCTGAAATTGCTCAACTGGGAGAGCCTATTCTCAGAAATAAAGCCCAGACAGTAACTAAGATAGATACAAATATTTTAGAGTTAATCGACTCTTTAACCCAAAGTGCGATCGCGCTTGCTGGAGTAGGTATTGCAGCCCCCCAAATTTCTCAACCCTATCGATTATTCATTGTTGCTTCCCATCCATGCGATCGCTATCCTAACGCCCCAACCATGCCACCTACAGCTATGATTAACCCACGTATTCTTAGTTATGGTGAAGAAATCGTTAAAGATTGGGAGGGATGTTTAAGTGTACCTGGTATTAGAGGCTTAGTTCCTAGATATCGGCAAATTACGGTAGAATATACTAATCAAGCAGGAGAAACGAAACAGGAAATATTACAAGATTTTGTAGCTCGCATTTTTCAACACGAACTTGATCATCTTGATGGCATATTATTTATAGATCGAATAGCTGATCTACAGGATATATATACTGAGGCGCAATATCGTCAACTGCACAGTTAA